A genomic window from Vanessa cardui chromosome Z, ilVanCard2.1, whole genome shotgun sequence includes:
- the LOC124542898 gene encoding UDP-sugar transporter UST74c, with amino-acid sequence MSGHNSQEDAEADRILMVKKILSAAFYALASFMITVVNKTVLTSYAFPSYQVLGLGQMLATIIVLWCSRSMKMVQFPSLDSSVARRIWPLPLIYMGNMATGLGGTKELSLPMFTALRRFSILMTMILERFVLGVKASWPVQASVFAMVGGALLAAADDVTFSWTGYTLVLLNDGFTAANGVYMKKKLDSKELGKYGLMYYNALFMIVPATAIAWCTGDLESSAAYPHWSDMLFLAQFLMSCVMGFVLSYSVMMCTQYNSALTTTIIGCLKNILVTYLGMIIGGDYVYSWLNFVGLNISVLASLGYTYVTFKRKPAQYMLLNDANSKVDTV; translated from the coding sequence ATGTCGGGACATAATTCACAAGAAGACGCCGAAGCTGACAGGATTCTAATGGTGAAAAAAATTCTGAGTGCTGCTTTTTACGCGTTGGCATCGTTTATGATAACGGTAGTGAATAAAACAGTATTAACATCGTATGCATTTCCTTCCTACCAAGTATTAGGCTTAGGACAAATGTTAGCAACGATTATAGTACTATGGTGCAGTCGATCCATGAAAATGGTACAATTCCCATCTTTAGACAGTAGTGTCGCTCGCCGGATTTGGCCACTACCACTGATCTACATGGGCAACATGGCTACGGGACTAGGAGGCACAAAAGAACTAAGCCTTCCTATGTTTACAGCTTTAAGAAGATTCAGCATACTTATGACGATGATTCTTGAAAGATTTGTACTTGGAGTTAAAGCATCTTGGCCTGTACAGGCTAGTGTATTCGCCATGGTTGGAGGTGCACTGCTCGCAGCTGCTGATGATGTTACATTCTCCTGGACAGGTTACACCCTTGTGCTATTAAATGATGGGTTCACAGCTGCCAATGGTGTTTACATGAAAAAGAAACTAGATTCAAAGGAGCTTGGCAAGTATGGACTTATGTATTATAATGCTCTGTTCATGATAGTGCCAGCCACAGCAATTGCTTGGTGTACCGGAGATCTGGAAAGTTCTGCAGCTTATCCTCATTGGTCGGATATGCTGTTTTTAGCTCAATTCTTAATGTCATGTGTTATGGGATTTGTTTTGTCTTACAGTGTTATGATGTGTACACAATACAATAGTGCcttaacaacaacaattattggttgtttaaagaatattttagttacatatttaGGAATGATAATAGGTGGAGATTATGTATACTCATGGCTCAACTTTGTTGGTTTAAATATAAGTGTATTAGCCAGTTTAGGTTATACATATGTTACATTCAAGCGTAAACCAGCCCAATATATGCTGCTGAATGATGCTAATAGCAAAGTTGATACCGTATAG